One Desulfobulbus propionicus DSM 2032 DNA segment encodes these proteins:
- a CDS encoding HD-GYP domain-containing protein, which yields MTRSRPLSLQTFVYRVLTLRLALMAVVIGLLTGAAVYYSEQQNLRAQVVEETRAEIQLLIARTIQIAQEQGREQRAAFHQALEERLSVAAKPANGEFVYVQFFVPGTGESEERTANSYPLIEAVKRLAHSRPRRPPPGGEAAEVVMVGERLHVLVVMPLTDPAGPNPAYAEAVFAPSEAARQALQKTLRHSVVMALLIVVATSGLLYPVILQLVRKLTLFSRNLLEANLGTLSLLASAIAKRDSDTDAHNFRVTLYAVRLAEVLGLENSALQTLIKGAFLHDVGKIGIRDQILLKAGGLDAREFAQMQAHVRHGLEIIDGSMWLADAAQVVGAHHEKFDGSGYPNGLTGEAIPLVARIFAVADVFDALTSKRPYKQPLSYEAALDLIRQGRGSHFDPKVVDAFLVISARVYRAYAGRDSQGLRDELKTIITRAFSQGEILLD from the coding sequence ATGACCAGATCCCGGCCCCTTTCCCTGCAAACCTTTGTCTATCGCGTTCTGACCCTGCGGTTGGCGCTGATGGCCGTGGTCATCGGTCTGCTGACCGGGGCGGCGGTCTATTACAGCGAACAACAGAACCTGCGCGCCCAGGTGGTCGAGGAGACCCGCGCTGAAATCCAGCTGCTGATCGCCCGCACCATCCAAATCGCACAGGAGCAGGGCAGGGAACAACGCGCCGCCTTTCATCAGGCCCTGGAGGAGCGGCTTTCGGTCGCGGCCAAACCGGCCAACGGCGAGTTTGTCTATGTGCAATTTTTTGTTCCCGGCACCGGGGAGAGCGAGGAGCGGACAGCCAACAGCTATCCCCTGATCGAAGCGGTGAAGCGCCTGGCCCACTCCCGGCCGCGCCGGCCCCCACCGGGGGGCGAAGCGGCGGAGGTGGTCATGGTGGGCGAGCGGCTGCACGTGCTAGTGGTCATGCCGCTCACCGATCCGGCAGGCCCGAATCCGGCCTACGCCGAGGCCGTGTTCGCCCCCTCCGAGGCCGCCAGGCAGGCCTTGCAGAAGACGCTGCGGCACAGCGTGGTCATGGCCCTGCTGATCGTCGTCGCCACCAGCGGCCTGCTCTATCCGGTCATCCTCCAGCTGGTGCGCAAGCTGACCCTGTTTTCCCGCAACCTGCTGGAGGCCAACCTGGGTACCCTGTCGCTCTTGGCCAGCGCCATCGCCAAGCGCGACAGCGACACCGACGCGCACAACTTCCGCGTCACCCTGTACGCGGTGCGGTTGGCCGAGGTCCTTGGTCTGGAAAACAGCGCGCTCCAGACCCTGATCAAGGGGGCCTTTCTCCATGATGTGGGCAAGATCGGCATTCGCGACCAGATTCTGCTCAAGGCGGGCGGGTTGGATGCGCGGGAGTTTGCCCAGATGCAGGCGCATGTGCGCCACGGGCTGGAGATCATTGATGGATCAATGTGGCTGGCCGACGCGGCCCAGGTGGTGGGGGCGCATCACGAGAAATTCGACGGCAGCGGGTATCCCAACGGGCTGACCGGGGAGGCCATTCCGCTGGTGGCGCGAATCTTTGCCGTGGCCGATGTCTTTGACGCCCTGACCTCGAAGCGGCCCTACAAGCAGCCGCTTTCCTACGAGGCGGCCCTGGATCTCATCCGCCAGGGCCGGGGCAGCCATTTCGACCCCAAGGTCGTCGATGCCTTCCTCGTCATCTCGGCCAGGGTGTATCGGGCCTATGCGGGCCGCGACAGCCAGGGGCTGCGCGATGAACTCAAGACCATCATCACCCGCGCCTTTAGCCAGGGCGAGATCCTGCTGGACTAG
- a CDS encoding type IIL restriction-modification enzyme MmeI, translated as MPPAWWPPTPSVRNATGWCWNAFRPPPASLRPGRTRTGSTKGRRCGSAWFVSAGATRSGSTVSRWPRSTPTSPAAPRRTRPWISPRRGRWPPTRDDRSSASAWPDPSRWTRPTALDWLADTGNPNGRPNSDVVRPIYNGSDITRRWAGKWVIDFAAMDQRQAADYLKPFAHVEAMVKPVRINNNRVARAEKWLQHGEKRPALCAALQGLSHYIATPETAKHRFFVRFPVQVAPEHSLIVIPRQDDATLGILSSRIHCLWAIEKGGRMGLGNDPRYNVSLTFETFPFPPGFDLHDPAPPAGEPLAAIGAAAAELLRWREHWLNPEEWLDWVITPEEQAAGLPPRPQPKPEHAAAWKKRTLTNLYNEMPAGLRLRQEQLDRAVALAYGWDDYSPAMPDPTILARLLARNLAPVSVGEDRARA; from the coding sequence ATGCCGCCGGCCTGGTGGCCACCAACTCCATCCGTCAGAAACGCAACCGGGTGGTGCTGGAACGCATTCAGGCCACCACCCGCATCTTTGAGGCCTGGTCGGACGAGGACTGGGTCAACGAAGGGGCGGCGGTGCGGGTCAGCCTGGTTTGTTTCGGCCGGGGCAACACGGTCCGGCTCGACGGTCAGCCGGTGGCCGCGATCCACGCCGACCTCACCGGCAGCGCCGAGGCGGACCAGACCCTGGATCTCACCCAGGCGCGGCCGCTGGCCGCCAACAAGGGACGATCGTTCTTCGGCATCTGCCTGGCCGGACCCTTCAAGGTGGACACGGCCCACGGCGCTCGATTGGCTGGCGGACACCGGCAACCCCAACGGTCGGCCCAACAGCGACGTGGTCCGGCCGATCTACAATGGGTCGGACATCACCCGCCGCTGGGCCGGCAAGTGGGTGATCGATTTCGCCGCCATGGACCAGCGCCAGGCCGCCGATTACCTCAAGCCCTTTGCCCACGTGGAGGCCATGGTCAAGCCGGTACGAATCAACAACAATCGAGTGGCCAGAGCAGAAAAATGGTTGCAGCACGGGGAGAAGCGTCCGGCTTTGTGCGCCGCGCTCCAGGGGCTCAGCCACTACATCGCCACTCCGGAGACGGCCAAGCATCGCTTTTTTGTCCGCTTTCCGGTGCAGGTGGCGCCGGAACACAGCCTGATCGTCATTCCCCGCCAGGACGACGCCACTTTGGGCATCCTCTCCTCTCGCATCCACTGTCTTTGGGCCATTGAAAAAGGCGGGCGCATGGGCTTGGGCAATGACCCTCGCTACAACGTCAGTCTCACCTTTGAAACCTTTCCCTTTCCACCGGGCTTTGATCTCCACGATCCCGCCCCACCTGCCGGCGAACCGTTGGCGGCCATCGGTGCCGCTGCCGCCGAACTGCTCCGCTGGCGGGAGCACTGGCTCAACCCGGAAGAGTGGCTCGACTGGGTGATCACCCCCGAGGAGCAGGCCGCCGGATTGCCGCCGCGACCACAGCCCAAACCCGAACATGCCGCTGCCTGGAAAAAACGTACCCTGACCAACCTCTACAACGAGATGCCCGCCGGCCTGCGGCTGCGTCAGGAGCAGCTCGACCGCGCCGTTGCCCTGGCCTACGGCTGGGACGACTACAGCCCGGCCATGCCCGACCCGACCATTCTCGCCCGGCTGCTGGCCCGCAACCTCGCGCCGGTGTCCGTCGGCGAGGACAGGGCTCGAGCGTGA
- a CDS encoding universal stress protein, which yields MDRRIVLAHDGSINADWVGRYALRMAAALPSRQLLFVHILDGSCPRGRIEAKYAAFARECAQHAIESSCLIRELEGDVLSSLLRTIPPGEQTYCLCGARIAPRGRGFLAGTVSERLLRSGLCNVMAIRVVSPGLLGCPRTLLFPLAGHPRGPRAALPFLRLLVTSVNRLHLLRVMTVNPLYFRYITAAAAKRKISVGSHYLAQAAAEIRAQIADVPLHVDRHVTLSDDWAKEILIQAGKLNAAMILLGATERSLPHRFFYGNRIEQILRATACDVGIYRTL from the coding sequence ATGGACCGACGGATTGTTCTGGCGCACGACGGCTCGATCAACGCCGACTGGGTGGGCCGCTACGCCCTGCGCATGGCCGCCGCCCTACCCAGCCGACAGTTGCTCTTTGTCCACATCCTGGACGGTTCCTGCCCGCGCGGCCGGATCGAGGCCAAATACGCGGCCTTCGCCCGTGAATGCGCCCAGCACGCCATTGAAAGCAGTTGCCTGATCCGTGAGTTGGAAGGTGATGTCCTTTCCTCCCTGTTGCGGACCATTCCGCCGGGCGAGCAGACCTACTGCCTGTGCGGGGCGCGCATCGCCCCTCGGGGCCGGGGGTTTCTCGCCGGCACCGTTTCGGAACGGCTGCTCCGCTCCGGGCTCTGCAACGTCATGGCCATCCGCGTGGTCAGCCCCGGCCTGCTCGGCTGCCCGCGCACCCTGCTCTTTCCCCTGGCCGGCCATCCGCGCGGCCCGCGTGCGGCCCTGCCCTTTCTCCGCCTGCTCGTCACTTCGGTCAACCGGCTTCACCTGCTGCGGGTGATGACGGTCAATCCGCTGTATTTCCGCTACATCACCGCCGCCGCCGCCAAGCGGAAGATCAGCGTGGGCTCCCACTATCTCGCCCAGGCGGCGGCGGAGATTCGCGCCCAGATCGCCGATGTCCCCCTGCACGTGGACCGGCACGTGACCCTTTCCGACGACTGGGCCAAGGAGATCCTCATCCAGGCGGGCAAACTCAACGCGGCCATGATCCTGCTCGGCGCCACCGAGCGCAGCCTGCCCCACCGATTTTTCTACGGCAACCGCATCGAACAGATCCTGCGCGCCACCGCCTGCGACGTCGGCATCTACCGGACCCTATGA
- a CDS encoding cation-translocating P-type ATPase, which produces MNDHPLHIGRIPPEQVYAILHSGAEGLASAEVRERLAHVGPNRFEVIDRWKLARTLGRQFTNFLAILLFVAAAICFIAHRINPGEGMGVLGWALVVVALVNALFSFFQEYRAERAMEALKQFLPHMVEVRRQRGLVRLPAEEIVPGDVVILSEGDKVAADLRLIDAKGLLVDNSPLTGESAPVRLVAQAQDKPLVECDNIAFAGCTVLQGTGTGVVFATGLRTRFGRIAQLSQTIRRTTSPLEREVSRMIRILTLIACTMGASFFLYGVASGKPLWMNLVFMMGIIVANVPEGLLPTLTLALVMGSLRMAKKNVLVTSLGAVEALGAVHVICTDKTGTLTQNQLTITRMVAPLTGAALAPEAERSLTRLALAASEVRESGEQLLGDPLDVAVARHWRQTLHGTPHEVRRQVARSFAFDVGKRRSGGIVEDENGPVLVVKGAFEAIAPMLAGVAAGTALDLREQVAACETVMRDMAGQGLRVIAVAHRPLSAAEVASVMPEEATAEPLEHDLLLAGFIGIEDPVRSEVPQAVARCHGAGIEVLMITGDHPATALAVAAKAGIVRPGETAHCTGEQLKGLTVDDLIEQLRQGVRIFARTTPEQKMKIVSALKRMERVVAMTGDGVNDAPALRAADIGIAMGRQGTDVARESAQIILLDDNFASIVDGVEEGRTVFANMKKFTSYVLVSNGPEILPYLLYIVLPVPLALNIIHILSIDLGTDLVPSIGLGQEPADPEVMLQPPRAQGQELLTPALMVRSYCFLGMIEGLWSLLLFFAVLIDGGWRYGTELAVDAPLHRSAVGITLATILLMQIGNLAGRRFEQRSGLDAGLFRNRFLLAGILIQIVLSWAILYWPPLSRALGTGPVAPRFYGLAWLGIVLIFALDYLRKRLVNRRRKG; this is translated from the coding sequence ATGAACGACCATCCCCTTCATATCGGCCGGATTCCGCCGGAGCAGGTCTACGCGATTCTCCATAGCGGTGCCGAGGGCCTGGCGTCGGCCGAGGTCCGGGAGCGGCTGGCGCATGTCGGCCCCAACCGCTTCGAGGTGATCGACCGCTGGAAGCTGGCCCGGACCCTGGGCCGCCAATTCACCAACTTTTTGGCCATCCTGCTCTTTGTCGCGGCGGCCATCTGTTTCATTGCCCACCGGATCAATCCCGGCGAGGGCATGGGCGTGCTCGGCTGGGCCCTGGTGGTGGTCGCCCTGGTCAACGCCCTGTTCAGCTTTTTTCAGGAGTACCGGGCGGAACGGGCCATGGAAGCCTTGAAACAGTTTCTGCCGCACATGGTCGAGGTCCGCCGCCAGAGGGGGCTTGTCCGTCTGCCGGCCGAGGAAATCGTGCCCGGCGACGTGGTGATCCTCTCCGAAGGGGACAAGGTGGCCGCCGACCTGCGCCTGATCGACGCCAAGGGACTGCTGGTCGACAACTCACCGTTGACCGGCGAATCAGCGCCGGTGCGGCTGGTTGCCCAGGCCCAGGACAAACCGCTGGTTGAGTGCGACAACATCGCCTTTGCCGGCTGCACCGTGCTCCAGGGCACGGGGACGGGGGTGGTGTTCGCCACCGGCCTGCGCACCCGTTTCGGCCGCATCGCCCAGCTGTCGCAGACCATCCGCCGCACGACCTCGCCGCTGGAGCGCGAAGTGTCGCGCATGATCCGCATCCTCACCCTCATTGCCTGCACCATGGGCGCGAGCTTCTTTCTCTACGGCGTTGCCAGCGGCAAGCCACTGTGGATGAACCTGGTGTTCATGATGGGGATCATTGTCGCCAACGTGCCGGAAGGACTGCTGCCCACCCTGACCCTGGCGCTGGTGATGGGCAGCCTGCGCATGGCGAAAAAGAATGTGCTGGTGACCAGCCTGGGCGCGGTCGAAGCCCTGGGCGCGGTCCATGTGATCTGCACCGACAAGACCGGCACCCTGACCCAAAACCAACTGACCATCACCCGCATGGTGGCGCCGCTGACCGGCGCGGCCCTCGCGCCCGAAGCGGAGCGGTCCCTGACCCGCCTGGCCCTGGCCGCCTCCGAGGTGCGCGAGAGCGGCGAGCAGCTGCTCGGCGACCCCCTGGACGTGGCCGTGGCCCGCCATTGGCGCCAGACGCTCCACGGCACGCCCCACGAGGTGCGGCGGCAGGTGGCACGCTCCTTTGCCTTTGATGTGGGCAAGCGCCGTTCCGGCGGAATCGTCGAGGATGAAAACGGGCCAGTGCTCGTGGTCAAGGGCGCCTTTGAGGCGATTGCCCCCATGCTTGCCGGCGTGGCCGCCGGTACCGCGCTGGACCTGCGCGAACAGGTGGCCGCCTGCGAAACGGTGATGCGCGACATGGCCGGCCAGGGGTTACGGGTGATCGCCGTGGCCCATCGGCCGCTGAGCGCCGCCGAGGTGGCGTCGGTGATGCCCGAGGAGGCCACGGCCGAACCACTGGAACACGATCTGCTCCTCGCCGGATTCATCGGCATCGAGGACCCGGTACGGTCCGAAGTGCCCCAAGCGGTGGCCCGATGCCACGGCGCCGGCATCGAGGTGCTGATGATCACCGGCGACCACCCGGCCACGGCGCTGGCGGTGGCGGCCAAGGCCGGCATTGTCCGCCCGGGCGAAACGGCGCATTGCACCGGCGAGCAGCTCAAGGGACTGACCGTCGACGACCTGATCGAACAGCTGCGGCAGGGAGTGCGCATCTTTGCCCGCACCACCCCGGAGCAGAAGATGAAAATCGTCTCCGCCCTCAAGCGCATGGAGCGGGTGGTGGCCATGACCGGCGACGGAGTCAACGATGCCCCGGCCCTGCGGGCCGCGGACATCGGCATCGCCATGGGCCGCCAGGGGACGGACGTGGCCCGCGAGTCGGCCCAGATCATCCTCTTGGACGACAATTTCGCCTCCATCGTCGACGGCGTCGAAGAGGGACGGACGGTCTTCGCCAACATGAAAAAATTCACCAGCTACGTGCTGGTGAGCAACGGTCCGGAAATTTTGCCCTATCTGTTGTACATCGTCCTGCCGGTGCCCTTGGCCCTCAACATCATCCACATCCTGTCCATCGACCTGGGCACGGACCTGGTGCCCTCCATCGGCCTGGGTCAGGAACCGGCCGATCCGGAGGTGATGCTGCAACCGCCGCGCGCCCAGGGCCAGGAGCTGCTCACCCCGGCCCTGATGGTCCGCAGCTACTGTTTTCTCGGGATGATCGAAGGGTTGTGGTCGCTGCTGCTTTTCTTTGCCGTGCTGATCGACGGCGGCTGGCGGTACGGGACCGAGCTGGCCGTGGATGCGCCACTCCACCGCTCGGCGGTGGGCATCACCCTGGCGACCATCCTCCTAATGCAGATCGGCAACCTGGCCGGACGCCGTTTCGAACAACGATCCGGTCTGGATGCGGGGCTGTTCCGCAACCGTTTCCTGCTGGCCGGCATCCTCATCCAAATCGTCCTTTCCTGGGCCATTCTCTACTGGCCGCCCTTGTCGCGGGCCCTGGGCACCGGGCCGGTGGCACCGCGATTCTATGGGCTCGCCTGGCTGGGCATCGTGCTCATTTTTGCCCTGGATTATCTCCGTAAAAGGCTTGTCAATCGCCGCAGGAAAGGGTAG
- a CDS encoding GNAT family N-acetyltransferase yields the protein MEQFFDPQSIAVIGANDKPNAIGSALMDNIIQGGFRGTVIPINPHHETVRGLKAYATITEVEPAPEMAIIATPIATAPEIVRQCVRAGTQGVIIISAGGKELGEEGALIEEQIQGAAEGSGMRIIGPNCMGVIRPNKNLNATFAGGMPAKGSLAVISQSGAICAAILDRAAEEHMGFSHFVSIGSMLDVDFGDMIDYLGNDGSVKAILLYMENLTNPRKFMSAARSVSRIKPIIVLKAGKSQAGARAASTHIGAMAGEDAVYDAAFKRAGIVRVPSLARLFDCAELTAKQPRPAGTRLAIVTNGGGPGVMAADTLAEYGLEPARIPDEIMTQLGEILPPYWSRGNPIDILGNATVERYTKALEICLASREFDGILVIMVPQDLTPPEEVARALVKLVKRKRVPVFAAWMGGKRMAEAINILNQANIPTYETPERAVRAFLYLHEYTRNLELLSQVPPKLATELYFNRDQVFRTIYENFEHENLLLSEMQSKEILAAYGIPVNDTRLAATIEEVIDLAAEMEMPLAMKLVSPDISHKSDANGVQLDLRNEDDLRAAFQRIMDGARAHNPEARILGVTLQTFIAHPDFELLIGSKTDDNFGPVICFGSGGVFAEVLDDKALGLPPLNRLLARRMMEETRILPLLKGYRNSTPADLEKLEELLMRLSQLVIDFPEIVELDINPVLVKNGEPCAVDARIRLERVENGANNLHLVISPYPQHLERHDLTDMQMPLFIRPIKPEDAPLFVELFNSLTPTSIYYRFFSVVKTLSPEILARFTQIDYDREISFVGLDDREGEERMLGVANIVGEPDGKRGEFSVLIGDPWQGKGIGAKLLLQCLSIAQERGMEIVWGTVLAENRYMIALGKKLGFTVKQGEDPAEYKLTIDLKTAKL from the coding sequence ATGGAACAATTCTTTGACCCACAAAGCATCGCGGTCATCGGCGCCAACGACAAACCCAACGCCATCGGCTCCGCCCTGATGGACAACATCATCCAGGGCGGGTTCCGGGGCACCGTCATCCCGATCAACCCCCACCATGAGACCGTGCGCGGCCTCAAGGCCTATGCCACCATCACCGAGGTGGAGCCGGCCCCGGAGATGGCGATCATCGCCACGCCGATCGCCACCGCTCCGGAGATCGTCCGTCAGTGCGTGCGCGCCGGCACCCAGGGGGTGATCATCATCTCCGCCGGCGGCAAGGAGCTGGGCGAGGAAGGAGCGCTGATCGAGGAACAGATCCAGGGCGCGGCCGAAGGTTCGGGCATGCGGATCATCGGCCCCAACTGCATGGGTGTCATCCGGCCGAACAAAAATCTCAACGCCACCTTTGCCGGCGGCATGCCGGCCAAGGGCAGCCTGGCGGTGATTTCCCAGAGCGGCGCCATCTGCGCGGCGATCCTCGACCGGGCGGCCGAGGAACACATGGGCTTCAGCCACTTCGTTTCCATCGGCTCCATGCTCGACGTCGATTTCGGCGACATGATCGACTACCTGGGCAACGACGGTTCGGTCAAGGCGATCCTTCTGTACATGGAAAATCTGACCAACCCGCGCAAGTTCATGAGCGCGGCCCGTTCGGTGTCGCGGATCAAACCGATCATTGTCCTCAAGGCCGGCAAGAGCCAGGCCGGGGCCCGCGCCGCCTCGACCCACATCGGCGCCATGGCCGGCGAGGATGCGGTCTACGATGCCGCCTTCAAGCGGGCGGGCATTGTCCGGGTGCCGTCGCTGGCACGGCTGTTCGACTGCGCCGAGCTGACCGCCAAGCAGCCGCGGCCGGCGGGCACCCGGCTGGCGATCGTCACCAACGGTGGCGGCCCCGGGGTCATGGCCGCCGACACCCTGGCCGAATACGGCCTGGAACCGGCCCGCATCCCCGACGAGATCATGACCCAGCTGGGCGAGATTCTGCCGCCCTACTGGAGCCGGGGCAACCCCATCGACATCCTCGGCAACGCCACGGTCGAGCGGTACACCAAGGCCCTGGAGATCTGCCTGGCCAGCCGGGAGTTCGACGGCATCCTGGTGATCATGGTGCCCCAGGACCTGACTCCGCCCGAAGAGGTGGCCAGGGCGCTGGTTAAGCTGGTCAAGCGCAAACGGGTGCCGGTCTTTGCCGCCTGGATGGGCGGCAAGCGGATGGCCGAGGCGATCAACATCCTCAACCAGGCGAACATCCCCACCTACGAGACCCCGGAACGGGCGGTGCGCGCCTTTCTCTACCTGCACGAGTACACCCGCAACCTGGAGCTGCTCTCCCAGGTGCCGCCCAAACTGGCCACCGAACTCTATTTCAACCGCGACCAGGTGTTCCGCACCATTTACGAGAATTTCGAGCACGAGAACCTGCTGCTCTCGGAGATGCAGAGCAAGGAAATCCTGGCCGCCTACGGCATCCCGGTCAACGACACCCGGCTGGCCGCCACCATCGAGGAGGTGATCGACCTGGCGGCGGAGATGGAGATGCCGCTGGCCATGAAATTGGTGTCGCCGGACATCAGCCACAAATCCGATGCAAACGGGGTGCAGCTTGACCTGCGCAACGAAGACGACCTGCGCGCCGCCTTTCAGCGGATCATGGACGGCGCCCGGGCGCACAACCCGGAGGCCCGAATCCTCGGCGTCACCCTCCAGACCTTTATCGCCCACCCGGATTTCGAGCTGCTGATCGGCAGCAAGACCGACGACAATTTCGGCCCGGTCATCTGTTTCGGTTCGGGCGGCGTCTTTGCCGAGGTACTCGACGACAAGGCGCTGGGCCTGCCGCCGCTCAACCGCCTGCTGGCCCGCAGGATGATGGAGGAAACCCGTATCCTGCCGCTGCTCAAGGGGTATCGCAACAGCACGCCGGCGGATCTGGAAAAGCTGGAGGAGCTCCTGATGCGCCTTTCCCAGCTGGTGATCGACTTCCCCGAGATCGTCGAACTGGACATCAACCCGGTGCTGGTCAAAAACGGCGAACCCTGCGCGGTCGACGCCCGCATCCGCCTGGAACGGGTGGAAAACGGCGCCAACAACCTCCACCTGGTGATCAGCCCCTACCCCCAGCACCTGGAGCGGCACGACCTCACCGACATGCAGATGCCGCTGTTCATCCGGCCGATCAAGCCCGAGGACGCGCCGCTGTTTGTCGAGCTGTTCAACTCGCTGACCCCGACCAGCATCTATTACCGCTTCTTCAGCGTGGTCAAGACGCTCTCCCCCGAGATCCTGGCCCGCTTCACCCAGATCGACTACGACCGCGAGATCTCTTTTGTCGGCCTGGACGACCGCGAGGGCGAGGAACGGATGCTCGGCGTGGCCAACATCGTCGGCGAGCCGGACGGCAAGCGCGGCGAGTTTTCGGTGCTGATCGGCGACCCCTGGCAAGGCAAGGGTATTGGCGCCAAGCTGCTCCTCCAGTGCCTGAGCATTGCTCAGGAACGCGGCATGGAAATCGTCTGGGGCACGGTGTTGGCGGAAAACCGCTACATGATCGCGCTTGGCAAGAAGCTCGGGTTCACCGTCAAACAGGGCGAGGACCCAGCGGAATACAAATTGACGATTGACCTGAAAACCGCAAAACTGTAA
- a CDS encoding ferredoxin has translation MSKQVAINQEECLGCEACVELCPEIFGFDIDETKAYVLMEEDGDEDCIEEAIGSCPAGCISYE, from the coding sequence ATGTCGAAACAAGTAGCAATCAATCAGGAAGAATGTTTGGGCTGCGAGGCCTGCGTGGAATTATGCCCGGAGATCTTCGGGTTTGACATCGATGAAACCAAGGCCTATGTGCTCATGGAGGAAGACGGCGACGAGGACTGCATCGAGGAAGCGATCGGTTCCTGTCCAGCCGGATGCATCTCCTACGAGTGA
- a CDS encoding Lrp/AsnC family transcriptional regulator, whose product MVTSIILINAERTKINEVAEKLQEIAGISEVYSVSGKYDLVAIIRVKTNDDLADLVTNKMLAIDGIAKTETMLAFQAYSRHDLEAMFAVGM is encoded by the coding sequence ATGGTTACTTCGATCATTCTCATCAACGCCGAACGAACCAAGATCAACGAAGTCGCCGAGAAGCTGCAGGAAATCGCCGGCATCTCCGAGGTCTACTCGGTAAGCGGCAAATACGACCTGGTGGCCATCATCCGGGTCAAGACCAACGACGACCTGGCCGATCTGGTCACCAACAAGATGCTGGCCATCGACGGCATCGCCAAAACCGAAACCATGCTCGCCTTCCAGGCCTATTCGCGCCACGACCTGGAAGCGATGTTTGCCGTGGGGATGTGA